In the genome of Tripterygium wilfordii isolate XIE 37 chromosome 19, ASM1340144v1, whole genome shotgun sequence, one region contains:
- the LOC119986072 gene encoding protein GRAVITROPIC IN THE LIGHT 1-like, which produces MDPVKPSAVTPRKNKLARTFSKVLHLRTATGVCPVEGVQKVTLHEKFKEEKNELKNTDGQPQSFDENDEKFRKRVAFEALIGRLFASIASVKASYAQLQYAQCPYDSEGIQAADKLVVSELKNLSELKQFYGKKMFDPSPEKTILLAEIQEQKSLAKTYKIMGKRLESQSKLKDSEITYLREKLEESNKQNRLLEKRLNQSGLLSKLDNLHQSRLSPSHFVTVLRHATKSIRSFVRLMIDEMKAADWDLDAAATSIQPGVVYWRPDHKCFAFESFLCSKMFDGFHLPDFGLQKEPSAEKKNQQMLFFRRFLELKSVKAKEYLFQKPSSVFAEFCRVRYMQLIHPQMESSFFGNLSQRSLVKSRQFSDSTFFVSFAEMAKWVYLLHCLSFSFEPEGSIFQVGKGCRFSEVCMEVVADEVFLSSDSTAKQSDPGVAFTVVPGFKIGTIIIQSQVYLAHIQ; this is translated from the coding sequence ATGGATCCTGTAAAGCCATCGGCTGTCACTCCTAGAAAGAATAAATTGGCGCGCACTTTCTCAAAAGTTCTTCACCTTCGGACTGCAACTGGGGTGTGTCCAGTGGAGGGGGTTCAGAAAGTTACGCTCCACGAGAAGTTCAAGGAAGAAAAGAATGAACTTAAGAACACAGATGGTCAGCCTCAGTCATTTGATGAAAATGATGAGAAGTTTCGGAAGAGAGTGGCCTTTGAAGCTCTCATTGGCAGATTGTTTGCCAGCATTGCCTCTGTTAAAGCATCGTATGCTCAGCTACAGTATGCACAGTGTCCTTATGATTCTGAAGGGATTCAAGCTGCTGACAAATTGGTAGTTTCTGAGTTGAAGAACCTGTCTGAACTGAAGCAATTTTACgggaaaaaaatgtttgatcCTTCACCTGAGAAGACAATTCTTTTGGCTGAAATTCAGGAGCAAAAGAGTCTGGCAAAAACCTATAAGATTATGGGGAAAAGATTGGAATCTCAATCGAAACTTAAGGACTCTGAAATCACTTATCTCCGAGAGAAACTGGAGGAGTCTAACAAACAGAACAGGTTGCTTGAGAAGAGactgaatcaaagtggactgctgtctAAGCTTGACAATCTTCATCAATCACGGTTAAGTCCTAGCCACTTTGTTACTGTTCTTCGGCATGCAACCAAGTCCATTCGTAGTTTTGTcagattgatgattgatgagatGAAAGCAGCTGATTGGGATCTTGATGCGGCAGCCACGTCCATACAACCAGGTGTTGTTTACTGGAGACCAGACCACAAATGTTTTGCATTTGAATCATTCCTTTGCAGCAAAATGTTTGATGGTTTTCATCTACCAGACTTTGGTCTTCAGAAGGAGCCTTCGGCGGAGAAAAAGAACCAGCAGATGCTTTTCTTCCGGAGATTCTTGGAATTGAAATCCGTAAAAGCGAAGGAATATCTCTTCCAAAAGCCTAGCTCAGTATTTGCGGAATTTTGTCGTGTCAGGTACATGCAACTCATTCACCCCCAAATGGAGTCATcattttttggcaatttgagtcAAAGAAGCCTGGTGAAGTCTCGTCAGTTCTCGGACTCCACATTCTTCGTCTCATTCGCTGAAATGGCTAAGTGGGTTTATCTCCTGCATTGCTTATCTTTCTCTTTTGAGCCTGAAGGATCAATCTTTCAAGTGGGAAAAGGGTGTCGATTCTCCGAAGTGTGCATGGAAGTTGTTGCTGATGAGGTCTTCCTTTCATCGGATAGTACTGCAAAACAATCTGACCCAGGAGTTGCCTTCACAGTCGTTCCTGGATTCAAGATTGGTACAATAATCATACAGTCACAGGTCTACCTAGCTCACATTCAGTGA
- the LOC119985030 gene encoding uncharacterized protein LOC119985030, with product MAMSESSSSSSPESSCPSIPSIQMVSKSVSERLLGKFFDASQYDFDYEQSGLWSPPIAARRVFLDSPAGNICSEDEMYSKLKKAKKRRRRRRRRRRITTCFFINIDFWCS from the exons ATGGCTATGTCGGAGAGTTCATCGTCGTCGTCCCCGGAGAGTTCTTGTCCTTCGATTCCAAGTATTCAAATGGTGTCAAAGTCAGTATCAGAAAGGCTTCTAGGGAAGTTTTTTGATGCATCACAATATGACTTTGATTATGAACAGAGTGGCTTGTGGTCTCCTCCGATCGCCGCTCGTCGGGTGTTCTTGGACTCTCCGGCGGGGAATATATGCTCAGAAGATGAGATGTACTCTAAGCTCAAGAAAGCcaagaagaggagaagaagaagaagaagaagaagaagaatcactACTTGTTTTTTCATCAATATT gatttttggtgttcttga
- the LOC119985357 gene encoding berberine bridge enzyme-like 19: protein MPTLLSFLLLLVLNLSSPSFATDSLDADFLQCLSNQTNSQDNISNIVYSQTSPSYTPLLLAYIRNSRYNTTSTPKPLIIVTPQDESHVQAVVICAKEVGFQIKIRSGGHDYEGISYVSNIPFLVLDMFNIKRINVSLQTQRAYVQAGATVGELYYKIWENSRVHGFPAGVCLTLGIGGHFSGGGYGTMLRKFGLSVDNVFDAQIVDVNGKILDRKAMGEDLFWAIRGGGGASFGVVLSYSINLVSVPEIVTVFRVEKTLEANATDLVYNWQSVAPSIDNNLFMRVLLQPVTSKTNKGEKTVRASVVALYLGNANTLVSLLNKEFPELGLKKENCTEMGWIDSVLWWANSDIGTSPNAMLDRHPNTAGLLKRKSDYVQSPISKNDLESIWKKMIEQGKVGMVFNPYGGRMAEIPASETPFPHRAGKLFKIQYSVNWKEEGGEAEEKYLRQARELYSFMTPFVSKNPRSAFLNYRDLDIGVMPNGTNDYKAGSVYGIKYFNDNYDRLVKVKTAVDPQNFFRNEQSIPTLPINV from the coding sequence ATGCCAACACTTCTAAGCTTTCTATTGCTTCTGGTTCTAAATCTTTCTTCACCATCATTTGCAACTGATTCTCTTGATGCAGATTTTCTCCAATGTCTATCAAATCAAACCAACTCACAAGACAACATCTCCAACATTGTGTACTCTCAAACCAGTCCTTCTTACACTCCTCTTCTACTCGCTTACATTCGAAATTCTCGATACAACACAACATCAACCCCAAAACCCTTGATCATAGTAACTCCTCAGGATGAATCCCATGTCCAGGCTGTAGTGATTTGTGCAAAAGAAGTTGGGTTTCAAATCAAAATCCGAAGCGGCGGGCACGACTACGAGGGCATCTCATACGTCTCTAACATACCCTTTTTAGTCCTTGACATGTTCAACATTAAACGGATCAATGTTAGTTTACAAACACAGAGAGCTTATGTCCAGGCAGGAGCCACAGTTGGTGAACTTTATTATAAAATATGGGAGAACAGTAGAGTCCACGGATTCCCTGCCGGAGTCTGCCTTACATTAGGAATCGGAGGACATTTTAGCGGTGGTGGGTACGGTACCATGTTGAGGAAGTTTGGTTTATCCGTGGACAATGTGTTTGATGCACAAATAGTAGATGTGAATGGCAAAATTCTTGACAGAAAAGCAATGGGAGAGGATCTTTTTTGGGCGATTCGGGGAGGCGGTGGAGCAAGCTTTGGTGTTGTTCTTTCTTACTCAATCAATCTCGTTTCGGTCCCGGAAATCGTGACAGTTTTTAGGGTAGAGAAAACATTGGAAGCGAATGCTACAGATTTGGTCTATAACTGGCAATCTGTGGCACCATCAATTGATAACAATTTGTTCATGAGAGTGCTATTGCAGCCTGTGACATCAAAAACCAATAAGGGTGAGAAAACAGTGAGAGCATCTGTTGTAGCATTGTATCTTGGCAATGCAAATACTCTTGTTAGCCTATTGAATAAGGAATTCCCTGAATTGGGTTTGAAGAAGGAGAATTGTACTGAAATGGGCTGGATTGATTCTGTGTTATGGTGGGCTAATTCTGATATTGGTACTTCCCCAAATGCTATGCTAGACCGACATCCAAACACCGCGGGTTTGTTGAAGAGGAAATCAGATTATGTACAATCGCCAATTTCAAAGAACGATTTGGAGTCGATTTGGAAGAAAATGATAGAGCAAGGGAAGGTAGGGATGGTTTTCAATCCATATGGAGGGAGAATGGCTGAGATTCCGGCCTCGGAAACCCCATTTCCACACCGGGCGGGGAAGTTGTTCAAGATACAATACTCAGTGAATTGGAAGGAAGAGGGAGGTGAGGCTGAAGAGAAGTATTTGAGACAGGCAAGGGAGCTTTATAGTTTCATGACTCCATTTGTGTCAAAGAATCCAAGAAGTGCTTTCTTGAACTATAGAGATCTTGATATTGGGGTCATGCCAAATGGTACGAATGACTATAAGGCAGGGAGTGTTTATGGGATCAAGTATTTCAATGACAACTATGATAGGTTGGTGAAGGTGAAGACTGCTGTGGATCCACAAAATTTCTTCAGGAATGAACAGAGCATCCCAACTCTTCCAATTAATGTATAG